A region of Plantactinospora sp. BC1 DNA encodes the following proteins:
- a CDS encoding YciI family protein, whose translation MKFLISLHINPAVLDALTDEETAAIGDGHGRFIEALKESGELINTLALVDPSQAAVVAVRNGQPVVTDGPFVESKEYLGGFYLIDCESRERAIELASQIPDSAIEGLGVEVRQVMFADGQLEA comes from the coding sequence ATGAAGTTCCTGATCAGCCTGCATATCAACCCGGCGGTGCTGGACGCGCTGACCGACGAGGAGACGGCGGCGATCGGCGACGGCCACGGCAGGTTCATCGAGGCGCTGAAGGAGTCCGGAGAGTTGATCAACACGCTGGCGCTGGTCGACCCCTCCCAGGCGGCCGTGGTGGCGGTCCGGAACGGTCAGCCCGTGGTCACCGACGGACCGTTCGTGGAGTCCAAGGAGTATCTGGGCGGTTTCTACCTGATCGACTGCGAGAGCCGGGAGCGGGCGATCGAGCTGGCGTCGCAGATCCCGGACAGCGCGATCGAGGGCCTGGGGGTCGAGGTGCGGCAGGTGATGTTCGCCGACGGACAATTGGAGGCATGA
- a CDS encoding RNA polymerase sigma factor, with protein sequence MTARAFEDLLRELTPQVLGVLVRRHGQFEGCEDAVQEAVLAASVQWPAEGVPDNPRGWLLTVATRRLIDEMRSDRARRERESAAAVEPAPEEVPDTDDTLVLLFLCCHPTLTPASQIALTLRAVGGLTTAEVARAFLVPEATMAARISRAKQRIRAAGSSFRLPEGAEREERLRAVLQVLYLIFNEGYTASSGADLHRVDLAHEAIRLARLVHAQLPRDDEVTGLLALMLLTHARWRARTTATGDLVPLDEQDRTKWDRALVEEGTELVKASLAGPALGPYQLQAAIAATHDDATTAEETNWRQVHALYLILERIAPNPMVTLNRAIALAEIEGPSAGLALLSTLDGDGRMAGNHRLLSVRAHLLERVGDTAGAYQHYRRAAKATASLAEQRYLESRASRVKATIRPGHG encoded by the coding sequence ATGACGGCACGAGCGTTCGAGGACCTGCTGCGCGAACTCACGCCGCAGGTCCTCGGCGTGTTGGTGCGCCGGCACGGCCAGTTCGAAGGATGTGAGGACGCCGTGCAGGAGGCCGTCCTCGCCGCGTCCGTGCAGTGGCCGGCCGAGGGAGTTCCGGACAACCCGCGCGGCTGGTTGCTGACCGTCGCGACCCGGCGGCTCATCGACGAGATGCGCAGCGACCGCGCGCGCCGCGAGCGCGAGTCGGCCGCCGCCGTCGAACCGGCGCCCGAGGAGGTACCGGACACCGACGACACGCTCGTCCTGCTCTTCCTGTGCTGCCATCCGACGCTGACCCCGGCATCACAGATCGCCCTGACGCTGCGGGCGGTCGGCGGCCTCACCACCGCCGAGGTCGCCCGCGCCTTCCTGGTGCCGGAGGCCACGATGGCGGCCAGGATCAGCCGGGCCAAGCAACGCATCAGGGCCGCCGGCAGCTCGTTCCGGCTGCCGGAGGGTGCGGAGCGGGAGGAGCGGCTACGCGCCGTCCTACAGGTGCTCTATCTGATCTTCAACGAGGGGTACACCGCCTCCTCGGGCGCCGACCTGCACCGCGTCGACCTCGCGCACGAGGCGATCCGGCTGGCCAGACTGGTGCACGCACAGCTGCCCCGGGACGACGAGGTGACCGGGCTGCTCGCGCTGATGCTGCTGACACACGCCCGCTGGAGAGCACGGACCACCGCAACCGGTGACCTGGTGCCGCTGGACGAGCAGGACCGCACGAAGTGGGACCGTGCCCTCGTCGAGGAGGGCACCGAGCTGGTCAAGGCGTCGCTGGCCGGCCCGGCGCTGGGCCCCTATCAGCTACAGGCCGCCATCGCCGCCACCCACGACGACGCGACCACCGCCGAGGAGACGAACTGGCGGCAGGTGCACGCCCTCTATCTGATCCTGGAACGGATCGCACCGAATCCGATGGTGACCCTCAACCGGGCGATCGCGCTCGCCGAGATCGAGGGCCCGTCGGCCGGACTGGCCCTGCTCTCCACACTCGACGGTGACGGACGGATGGCCGGGAATCACCGGCTGTTGTCCGTACGGGCGCATCTGCTGGAGCGGGTCGGCGACACGGCCGGGGCGTACCAGCACTACCGGCGTGCCGCGAAGGCCACCGCCAGCCTCGCCGAACAGCGCTACCTGGAGTCCCGGGCCAGCCGGGTGAAAGCGACGATCCGACCCGGGCACGGCTGA